A genomic segment from Acyrthosiphon pisum isolate AL4f chromosome A3, pea_aphid_22Mar2018_4r6ur, whole genome shotgun sequence encodes:
- the LOC100163202 gene encoding facilitated trehalose transporter Tret1-like, protein MFKKGVYRQIYVTIVATMSIFISGMWLGWPSSVVEKFVKHETDFNATMDELSWIVATMDLGNVISPLMASHLMDWMGRKLSIVVLGPLFIVSWALTLFVPTPWALYTARLLGGMGKGMSYTVVPVYLGEIASPAIRGALGSVFCLQLHFGFLMEAVIGPLVSYRTLNVVSAVVPVLFFVAAVWLPESPYYLLKRGRRPQAAVCLQWFRGGGDVVHELDLMEVNVRKEMENRSTFQELFASRKDMRALAIVVAACATQRGGGISCILAYSSLILPDNGPLLNKHESVMLFAVTLAVVNLVAVALVDRVGRKPLLLLSEAGMAVLTLTFAVFFYCSRGDGSDWASRELAWLPYLCHWSFAVMFATGVGFVPVVFLGEMFPVNIRSHCSAIASITLAFCSFVTNKMFLFVSNRYGFHAMFLLFTVVNFAGTFYTYKYAIETKGKTLQEIQEQLQDTVGRRREKTNQNDN, encoded by the coding sequence AAGCACGAGACGGACTTCAACGCGACCATGGACGAGCTGTCGTGGATCGTGGCCACGATGGACCTGGGTAACGTGATCAGTCCGCTAATGGCCAGCCACCTGATGGACTGGATGGGCCGGAAGCTCAGTATCGTGGTGCTAGGGCCGCTGTTCATCGTCTCGTGGGCGCTGACGCTGTTCGTTCCCACCCCCTGGGCGCTGTACACAGCCCGTCTGCTGGGCGGAATGGGCAAGGGCATGTCGTACACGGTGGTGCCCGTGTACCTGGGCGAGATAGCGTCGCCCGCCATACGCGGAGCCTTGGGAAGCGTGTTCTGCCTTCAGTTGCATTTTGGCTTCCTGATGGAGGCGGTAATCGGTCCGTTGGTGTCGTACCGCACGCTGAACGTCGTGTCCGCCGTCGTGCCAGTTCTGTTCTTCGTCGCTGCCGTCTGGCTGCCCGAGTCACCGTACTATTTGCTGAAGCGCGGCCGCCGGCCACAAGCAGCCGTGTGCCTGCAGTGGTTCCGGGGCGGCGGTGACGTGGTCCACGAACTGGACCTGATGGAGGTGAACGTGCGCAAGGAGATGGAGAACCGTTCCACGTTCCAGGAGCTGTTCGCCAGTCGGAAGGACATGCGAGCGCTGGCCATCGTGGTGGCCGCGTGCGCCACGCAGCGAGGGGGTGGCATCAGCTGCATATTGGCCTACTCGTCGCTCATACTGCCGGATAATGGGCCGCTGTTGAACAAGCACGAGTCGGTCATGCTGTTCGCCGTCACTCTGGCCGTAGTAAACTTGGTGGCCGTCGCGCTGGTGGACAGGGTGGGCCGGAAACCGCTGTTGCTCTTATCCGAGGCGGGCATGGCTGTGCTGACGCTGACGTTCGCCGTGTTCTTTTACTGTTCCCGGGGCGACGGCAGTGACTGGGCCAGCCGCGAGCTCGCGTGGCTTCCGTACCTCTGCCACTGGTCGTTCGCCGTCATGTTCGCGACCGGCGTGGGGTTCGTGCCGGTCGTGTTCCTCGGCGAGATGTTCCCGGTCAACATCCGGTCGCACTGCTCGGCCATCGCTTCCATCACGCTGGCATTCTGCTCGTTCGTCACCAACAAGATGTTTCTGTTCGTGTCCAATCGCTACGGGTTCCATGCCATGTTCCTGCTGTTCACTGTCGTCAATTTTGCCGGCACGTTCTACACGTACAAGTACGCAATCGAGACGAAGGGCAAGACGTTACAGGAGATCCAAGAGCAGCTGCAAGACACCGTTGGACGTCGTCGAGAGAAGACCAACCAAAATGATAATTAA